The following proteins come from a genomic window of Lycium ferocissimum isolate CSIRO_LF1 chromosome 4, AGI_CSIRO_Lferr_CH_V1, whole genome shotgun sequence:
- the LOC132052057 gene encoding FHA domain-containing protein PS1-like isoform X3 produces the protein MGDKQESLLKPNSQTEEEKKIPVFTVLKNGAILKNIFLLDNPTASVEESKQEFEEILVVGRHPDCNIVLEHPSISRFHLRIHSNPCSQSLSVIDLSSVHGSWISGNKIEPGVRVELKEGDKMKLGRSSREYMLHWIPISRAYDLENPFVAPLADAEPLEETEEKEHQGLDSTFSDMHLLPYVKSLTPSAPPMPEEMKSPFHFSDEEVNINPPEKIHGESELSLLQPAYEPDKENSTPRALLVSAESQTENADSSTPVRSQQRCLSIWSRRGKCSSVQIQTGRDRSIIEKVDIDTEVYSLNHEKVAMESVSNDPFSSGNKDGEEDAFTPDKENNAPSSVKSSRLADGQAKQSMFSSCVDENGEENFNLDKVDLTPNTHLRRSMKKMSSLEQIKHPKSLRSSPMKEISDPILHQAEGLEYNKKEKIGSSTMLSNMSNISEEIFTPDKGNMTPDNCSMRSKPFKKEDLIVKVLEEQKSVSVASRNKARSEITILKNRTDRVPLQPLLVNNPPKTNSKSPVPKVKLNANPIKCQEIMEACPYSDNNAREEKRRWTMVADTTSLLNKESRKALQLLEGLKGTCLIIPRIGNEPVLRELDCMKRRASFFRRATEAYAALEWIENCMVNAKSWVHVQSCVEETRPMAPTPPATAPPCLFSEENDIFPVGSVLSSPHWGLQAIVSPTAEDHILECALLFKRTNRNGQLVLLSNDLTIKIKAMAEGLNCETAEDFRESLVNPFSERFLWKDSSPRGSTWSCVDDFVLKEPYYLGPLKKTSTSGQAAKGLKLILLHNSHYRRNCSGNTVS, from the exons ATGGGGGACAAGCAAGAATCTTTGTTAAAACCCAATTCACAAactgaagaagagaagaagattCCAGTGTTTACAGTGTTAAAGAATGGGGCCATCCTCAAGAACATCTTTCTTCTTGACAACCCCACAGCTTCAGTTGAAGAATCAAAGCAAGAATTTGAAGAGATATTGGTAGTTGGAAGACACCCAGATTGTAATATTGTATTGGAACATCCAAGTATTAGCAGATTTCACCTCCGCATTCACTCTAATCCTTGTTCTCAATCTCTCTCTGTTATTGATCTCTCTTCCG TCCATGGGTCATGGATTTCTGGCAACAAGATTGAACCAGGGGTTCGAGTTGAGTTGAAAGAGGGCGATAAGATGAAGCTAGGACGTTCCAGCAGGGAATACATGCTTCACTGGATTCCCATCAGCCGCGCGTATGATTTGGAGAATCCATTTGTAGCTCCATTAGCTGATGCAGAACCATTGGAAGAAACAGAGGAGAAAGAACATCAG GGTCTAGATTCAACGTTTTCCGATATGCATTTGTTGCCATATGTAAAAAGTTTGACTCCATCAGCTCCGCCGATGCCTGAAGAGATGAAGTCTCCATTTCactttagtgatgaagaagtaAACATAAATCCACCTGAGAAAATCCATGGAGAGAGTGAACTCAGTTTGCTGCAGCCTGCTTACGAACCTGACAAAGAAAACAGCACTCCGCGGGCCCTTCTTGTCTCGGCAGAGTCCCAAACAGAAAATGCCGATAGTAGTACCCCAGTAAGATCTCAGCAAAGATGTTTGAGCATTTGGTCTAGAAGGGGAAAATGTTCCAGTGTTCAGATTCAAACTGGCAGAGATAGATCAATAATTGAAAAAGTTGACATTGATACTGAAGTTTACTCACTTAATCATGAGAAGGTTGCAATGGAATCAGTTTCAAATGATCCTTTTTCTAGTGGGAACAAGGATGGAGAAGAAGATGCCTTCACTCCAGACAAAGAGAACAATGCTCCTAGTTCCGTGAAAAGCTCGCGTCTTGCTGATGGACAAGCTAAACAATCTATGTTTTCTTCTTGTGTGGATGAGAATGGTGAAGAGAATTTTAATCTGGACAAAGTGGATCTTACCCCAAACACTCATTTGCGAAGGTCAATGAAGAAGATGAGCAGTTTGGAGCAAATTAAGCATCCAAAATCTTTGAGATCTTCCCCAATGAAAGAGATTTCTGATCCCATACTCCATCAAGCTGAAGGTCTTGAATACAACAAGAAAGAGAAGATCGGATCATCTACAATGCTCTCAAATATGAGTAACATCAGTGAAGAAATTTTTACTCCAGATAAAGGGAATATGACACCTGATAATTGTTCAATGAGATCGAAACCATTCAAGAAAGAAGACTTGATTGTCAAAGTCCTTGAAGAGCAGAAATCAGTAAGTGTTGCTTCCAGAAATAAGGCTAGATCTGAGATAACCATACTGAAGAACAGAACAGATAGAGTACCACTTCAACCATTGCTTGTGAACAACCCCCCCAAGACCAATTCAAAATCTCCAGTACCGAAAGTCAAGCTGAATGCTAATCCAATCAAGTGTCAAGAAATTATGGAGGCATGCCCATATTCT GATAACAATGCCAGGGAAGAAAAACGAAGGTGGACAATGGTAGCGGATACCACCTCTTTGTTAAACAAAGAGTCAAGAAAAGCTTTGCAGCTTTTGGAAGGTCTCAAAGGAACATGCCTGATAATTCCAAGAATTGGTAATGAACCTG TCTTAAGAGAACTGGATTGCATGAAGAGGCGTGCTAGTTTTTTCAGAAGAGCAACAGAAGCTTATGCAGCATTAGAATGGATCGAAAATTGCATGGTAAATGCAAAATCATGGGTTCATGTGCAGAGTTGTGTGGAGGAAACAAGACCAATGGCACCAACTCCTCCTGCTACTGCACCGCCGTGTTTGTTCAGTGAGGAGAATGACATATTTCCAGTCGGCTCAGTTCTATCCTCTCCACATTGGGGTCTACAGGCAATTGTTTCACCCACAGCAGAGGATCATATCCTTGAATGTGCCCTCCTCTTTAAAAGAACTAACAGAAATGGACAACTTGTTCTCCTTAGCAATGATCTTACCATTAAGATCAAGGCCATGGCAGAA GGTTTAAACTGTGAGACAGCAGAAGATTTCCGAGAGAGTCTGGTGAACCCATTCTCTGAGAGGTTTCTTTGGAAAGACAGCTCTCCAAGGGGAAGCACTTGGTCGTGTGTGGATGACTTTGTTCTTAAGGAGCCATACTACCTTGGGCCTCTAAAGAAGACATCAACATCAGGGCAGGCGGCAAAAGGCTTGAAGCTGATATTGCTTCATAATTCTCATTATAGGCGGAACTGTTCAGGGAACACAGTTAGCTAG
- the LOC132052057 gene encoding FHA domain-containing protein PS1-like isoform X5, which translates to MGDKQESLLKPNSQTEEEKKIPVFTVLKNGAILKNIFLLDNPTASVEESKQEFEEILVVGRHPDCNIVLEHPSISRFHLRIHSNPCSQSLSVIDLSSAPLADAEPLEETEEKEHQGLDSTFSDMHLLPYVKSLTPSAPPMPEEMKSPFHFSDEEVNINPPEKIHGESELSLLQPAYEPDKENSTPRALLVSAESQTENADSSTPVRSQQRCLSIWSRRGKCSSVQIQTGRDRSIIEKVDIDTEVYSLNHEKVAMESVSNDPFSSGNKDGEEDAFTPDKENNAPSSVKSSRLADGQAKQSMFSSCVDENGEENFNLDKVDLTPNTHLRRSMKKMSSLEQIKHPKSLRSSPMKEISDPILHQAEGLEYNKKEKIGSSTMLSNMSNISEEIFTPDKGNMTPDNCSMRSKPFKKEDLIVKVLEEQKSVSVASRNKARSEITILKNRTDRVPLQPLLVNNPPKTNSKSPVPKVKLNANPIKCQEIMEACPYSDNNAREEKRRWTMVADTTSLLNKESRKALQLLEGLKGTCLIIPRIGNEPVLRELDCMKRRASFFRRATEAYAALEWIENCMVNAKSWVHVQSCVEETRPMAPTPPATAPPCLFSEENDIFPVGSVLSSPHWGLQAIVSPTAEDHILECALLFKRTNRNGQLVLLSNDLTIKIKAMAEGLNCETAEDFRESLVNPFSERFLWKDSSPRGSTWSCVDDFVLKEPYYLGPLKKTSTSGQAAKGLKLILLHNSHYRRNCSGNTVS; encoded by the exons ATGGGGGACAAGCAAGAATCTTTGTTAAAACCCAATTCACAAactgaagaagagaagaagattCCAGTGTTTACAGTGTTAAAGAATGGGGCCATCCTCAAGAACATCTTTCTTCTTGACAACCCCACAGCTTCAGTTGAAGAATCAAAGCAAGAATTTGAAGAGATATTGGTAGTTGGAAGACACCCAGATTGTAATATTGTATTGGAACATCCAAGTATTAGCAGATTTCACCTCCGCATTCACTCTAATCCTTGTTCTCAATCTCTCTCTGTTATTGATCTCTCTTCCG CTCCATTAGCTGATGCAGAACCATTGGAAGAAACAGAGGAGAAAGAACATCAG GGTCTAGATTCAACGTTTTCCGATATGCATTTGTTGCCATATGTAAAAAGTTTGACTCCATCAGCTCCGCCGATGCCTGAAGAGATGAAGTCTCCATTTCactttagtgatgaagaagtaAACATAAATCCACCTGAGAAAATCCATGGAGAGAGTGAACTCAGTTTGCTGCAGCCTGCTTACGAACCTGACAAAGAAAACAGCACTCCGCGGGCCCTTCTTGTCTCGGCAGAGTCCCAAACAGAAAATGCCGATAGTAGTACCCCAGTAAGATCTCAGCAAAGATGTTTGAGCATTTGGTCTAGAAGGGGAAAATGTTCCAGTGTTCAGATTCAAACTGGCAGAGATAGATCAATAATTGAAAAAGTTGACATTGATACTGAAGTTTACTCACTTAATCATGAGAAGGTTGCAATGGAATCAGTTTCAAATGATCCTTTTTCTAGTGGGAACAAGGATGGAGAAGAAGATGCCTTCACTCCAGACAAAGAGAACAATGCTCCTAGTTCCGTGAAAAGCTCGCGTCTTGCTGATGGACAAGCTAAACAATCTATGTTTTCTTCTTGTGTGGATGAGAATGGTGAAGAGAATTTTAATCTGGACAAAGTGGATCTTACCCCAAACACTCATTTGCGAAGGTCAATGAAGAAGATGAGCAGTTTGGAGCAAATTAAGCATCCAAAATCTTTGAGATCTTCCCCAATGAAAGAGATTTCTGATCCCATACTCCATCAAGCTGAAGGTCTTGAATACAACAAGAAAGAGAAGATCGGATCATCTACAATGCTCTCAAATATGAGTAACATCAGTGAAGAAATTTTTACTCCAGATAAAGGGAATATGACACCTGATAATTGTTCAATGAGATCGAAACCATTCAAGAAAGAAGACTTGATTGTCAAAGTCCTTGAAGAGCAGAAATCAGTAAGTGTTGCTTCCAGAAATAAGGCTAGATCTGAGATAACCATACTGAAGAACAGAACAGATAGAGTACCACTTCAACCATTGCTTGTGAACAACCCCCCCAAGACCAATTCAAAATCTCCAGTACCGAAAGTCAAGCTGAATGCTAATCCAATCAAGTGTCAAGAAATTATGGAGGCATGCCCATATTCT GATAACAATGCCAGGGAAGAAAAACGAAGGTGGACAATGGTAGCGGATACCACCTCTTTGTTAAACAAAGAGTCAAGAAAAGCTTTGCAGCTTTTGGAAGGTCTCAAAGGAACATGCCTGATAATTCCAAGAATTGGTAATGAACCTG TCTTAAGAGAACTGGATTGCATGAAGAGGCGTGCTAGTTTTTTCAGAAGAGCAACAGAAGCTTATGCAGCATTAGAATGGATCGAAAATTGCATGGTAAATGCAAAATCATGGGTTCATGTGCAGAGTTGTGTGGAGGAAACAAGACCAATGGCACCAACTCCTCCTGCTACTGCACCGCCGTGTTTGTTCAGTGAGGAGAATGACATATTTCCAGTCGGCTCAGTTCTATCCTCTCCACATTGGGGTCTACAGGCAATTGTTTCACCCACAGCAGAGGATCATATCCTTGAATGTGCCCTCCTCTTTAAAAGAACTAACAGAAATGGACAACTTGTTCTCCTTAGCAATGATCTTACCATTAAGATCAAGGCCATGGCAGAA GGTTTAAACTGTGAGACAGCAGAAGATTTCCGAGAGAGTCTGGTGAACCCATTCTCTGAGAGGTTTCTTTGGAAAGACAGCTCTCCAAGGGGAAGCACTTGGTCGTGTGTGGATGACTTTGTTCTTAAGGAGCCATACTACCTTGGGCCTCTAAAGAAGACATCAACATCAGGGCAGGCGGCAAAAGGCTTGAAGCTGATATTGCTTCATAATTCTCATTATAGGCGGAACTGTTCAGGGAACACAGTTAGCTAG